Genomic window (Vigna radiata var. radiata cultivar VC1973A chromosome 1, Vradiata_ver6, whole genome shotgun sequence):
tataacaaaaagatagaaatataataaatgtatcAACCAAAAGTGTCCACGTATATTGTCTTAAGTAAAGTGAATTGATTATTTGTCTTTTCTCCCACCCCACATGAAATTCTTATCACCTTTCACATTTTTATCACCTAAACCTAACacaatgttaattttgtttttctcatattttctcCATTGCCTTTATCTTGTTATACTTTCCATCCCAATTATCTCCACCCATTTCTTATCACAACAAActtataaaagttttttatttttttttatatttttttgtcattacaGACAATATAAAATCTCAAACTACACATCCatcaattcaattttcaaactcaatttaaaaacaattctcatattaatttacaaaactaaaaacaCTTTATCTATTTACAAATTTCACACACAACTTCATGAGAGCATCTTATACCCCAAAAGTTTcatttcagttttcttttttaatgtaatttatgtACTAGAAAGAGAGGTAAAAGTGTATCGGtatatattaactatttaattataatgtcATATTAATCTGATtctttatatttacttttctgaaaattgaattacatatgataaaataatatatatgttagtATAATTTAAGAACCCTAAATACTTATCTTTTAGTTGTATACACGCATATCAGTTCTTGCATACTGCATAGGCGAAAAAAGGGCGAAAAACTCAGACTTGAAGAGTATACGgaagagaaaaagtatatatatcatataattgATCGCTTCAGTTGGATAACACACCAAACATTCCAAATAacatctaagaaaaaaaatattttgacactttttttttacagcAGTTTAACATAGTATAttcaaaatgttgttaaaatatgtgTTAACCTTACATTGTCCACCATTCTAAAGGTATTGTCCAACACTGTACTCTATTTTGCAGAAACATCACACActccaaaccatgctctagcaaaagtagaaaagaaaatgacaacATCATTCGGGTGCAAAATACCTATGACAATCATAAGCTGCGCAAAACGTTTCAATAGCCGTCATGACCAAGAGAACAAATGTGGCAAGAAGTGTGAAGAACTTCCATGATCTGTACACATAATCCGTTGAGACCTTGAAGAGGTCGATCTTCCTCTTATCATGGTAGTACTTGTTCACTTTCTCAATAGTCTCATCTAACTTGTGTGTTTTGGTGGGTCGAATGGATTTGCTCATTCCGTTGAATAGTTCATCAGTTTCTTCCACAGTGAGAGTGCTACCTGACTCTATGATCCCTGCCTTCATCAGCAGCTTCACATCCTCCACAGTGTCTACGATTCCTCTCATCAGTTCTGTGTACCTCGTGAAGATGAGAAAGTCTGGTTTGGTCAAGGCCTCGTAAGCCACAAGGTTTCTCATTATCACTTCAGAGTTCACGTCCAGTTTCACCACAGGGAGGTAAAATATGCCCTTTGTTTCGTCAAATTCAATGGCCATGTTGCCACCTTCCACAGGTTTGAAACAGACCCCGACTGAATGAAGTTCACGCACACAAGGGATGTTGATAATCATAgtagcttcatcttcttcttcttctactacTACTTCTTTAGAAAGTTTTGGATGAGATGAAAGAGTATCAAGTTGAGAGGAAACCTTTAGCACTGGATCTAAGTGTCGTTTAACGGGTTTCACAAAAGGAATATGCACGTCCTTCAGCTTGTTCAAAGTGTCTACTGTCGATGTTAATACACCTTTAACTTTCTTAAAGGAAATTGCTGTGGCTGCATAATTTGAGCTTTTCTGGACTGCAGAAGTACCTGTGGTAGAGTCAATATATATTACAACGAAGGTTATTAATAGAGAccataataattttgaatcatCTTATATTTTCTCTACTATCCCACACATACCTTCGCCTTGATCAGGTATCGGTGTTTCAGACTGTACAGCGTGAGAGACAACCAAATGGTACATGAGATCCAAGACATGGTGATGCTTTGATACAGCTTCAGAACAAGTGATGGTGTGAGTAAACTTAAGTGGAGAGTGTTGATGACAGAACGACAAGAGCATCGAACCCAAGTACTCTTGAACAGAATGAGCAGGTTCGGAGCTTTCAAACTGCAAGATCTTCAACAACGAGTAGGTTGGAATTTGGTTCTCCACCATGAGGATGTCCCTTACGGTGGCATCCCTAGCTAGCTTCACACCAGATAACTGAACTGGGTCTTCTATTCCCATCATGAAAGAGGCAGATAGTTTCTCATTGAGATAGTTGCGGTAGAAATTCAACAAGAACAAAGCATCAACGGCCATGGAGTATAACAAGGTTTCATCTTTGAGGTCCAAGTATTTGTGATAACTAGCACGGATGAAGGTTGCTGTGTGGAGGAATTCTTCGACTACTTGTTTAAGGTCGTGTTTGTTGAAGTGGTCTAGAACCGCTTTGGCAGCAAAAATCTTGAGCCTTTCCATGGGATAGAGCTCGGGGCGAAAGTGGGTGTATGGACCAATGGCTATAAGCTGGGGAGAAAATGCTTCTGGTTTGGCAGAGCTCAAAGATTTGGGAACATGGTATATGCAAACAggtatttttttcatgattgaGTGGTGCGTTTCACTCACCATTTGATTGATTCGGATGACCCAATGGTCTTGGTCGGATTCTGAACTGAAGATTGATTGAGAAGCCATCTGGGATTTTGCTTAATTTGGGTGATGATGATATGCAATGCATTGGATAATTCTTCTTCGCTTTTTGCCACTAAAAAGCTTTCTTCTTTATGAAATGCTATTTATACACTTTCCTTCTTTATAACTATTATGAAGTAGAaagattgagaaagaaaaagaaagaagtttgTGACAGAATGATTATCGAAGGTGATATcagaaaatactaaaattatgaaaaatttattaacatgtCATGTTACTGACAAAGTCTCGTGAAAATAACTGTGACAGTTAGTGACAGTTTTACAACGGAAAATATCTGAAAAAGTGTCAGAATTTTTGTGACAAAAATATTGACTTCACTGATGGTATGAGTCAAAATATGATATTCCTAAcctcattttaaatttatatttcgtGTGGGGATTATTTCATTATACTATTAGAGATTTAATcgtttaaacaaatattttgtattgGGTTATACATTTTGTATGGATGGgagataaagttaatttataaaaaataagcagttacaaatttttatttatataagtcACTTTTTTAAGgtagaattaaatttaaaatttatttatgggttataatttatcttatattttgaaatttgttcttaaatttattattttagttactattattttgaaatatatatatatatatatatatatatatatatatatatatatattattgtgagAAATACTAATTGAAAATTCTGTACCAACTAAAAATAcagtaattttataattattgcaACTTTCTATTGCAAAAACACTtgtaattatacatatataagaaagaagagaaaatcatTCCACAacacaatataaaaacaatactAAATATCAGTTTTATTTTATGGGATAAACTATTGTATGAAtcgttttaatttcaattaaaacaaaagctTAATTGATTTGACCCAATGTTAAACCAATCATTGTTACATACCTGtcataaagaaaatttaattttggattATTTGAGTTATATTGGACCACAAAATATATGGTAATTAATtcaactttttgaaaaagaattgtaCCTATCATCACGTGGATGTGTTTCTGTACATACATTTCAATAAGCAATAAATAGCCAAAGATATTTTCTATTTCCTTTGCACATCAAAAGGCCCATCAaattaaactgaaaataaaCATTACAACTTATAACCATAGGTTTACTTTTGCATTATCTTATCTAAAATGAATTCAATTCATACATAGGAATTCCATATACAAGAACGGCTCCAAAATTTACTCTGTAAGTAATGAAATGTGCCATCGAGAATACAATCTCAGCTCATGAAATGTAAATAAAGATAAACGAAAACAAAGTAGTATGAACAAGAAGAAagcaaagttaaaaataatttgaattttgaaagcaACCCTTATATGATCAATTGAAGGCATGAAACAAAAACCAAAGCATTTTGCGAGTTTCGTTATTTTGGATCAAAAACAAGCAACTTCTTCTGCTTCTTTTATGTCAAAATACAGTTATGATGTTTTTCTTAGTTTTCGTGGTCCAGATACCCGTTTTGGTTTCACTGGTAATCTTTACAGTGCTTTGAGTCAAAAGAGAATCTTTACCTTCATCGATGATGAAGCTCTCAAAAAGGGAGAAGAGATCACACCTTCTCTTCGCAAGTCAATCCAAGAATCCAGGATATCCATCATTGTTTTCTCCAAAAACTATGCTTTCTCAACTTTTTGTTTGGACAAACTTCTCCATATCATTCAGTGCCACAAAAAACAGAACATGTGGATTTTGCCAGTGTTTTATGACATAGAGCCATCTCAAGTGCGACATCAAACAGGGACTTACCAAGAAGCATTTGCAAAACATGCTGAAAGATTCAAAGATGACATTCAGAAGCTTCAACAATGGAGGCTGGCTTTGCGTCATGCAGCTGATTTGGCTGCTTTTCCTTTAAAAACTGGGTAAGTCATCTCTGTTACAAATTATCAGTATGTAGCAATAGTCTCTCTTATTTGGCAATGTGATTTTGATTGCTCTTGTATGAATGACAGTGAAGAGTATGAGTCTGAGATAGTGAAAAAGATCACGAAAGAGATCTCCATTAAGCTTAATCGACCTCCCTTGCATATTGCTGATTATCCTGTTGGTTTGAAAGTTCGGATGCAACAGATACAAGAACTTATGGGTGGTGAGCTTGATAAGAAAGTGACCATGCTTGGGATTCATGGAATGGGAGGAATAGGAAAATCAACTATTTCACGTGCGATGTACAACTTGATGGCACATCAATTTGAAGCTTCGCACTTTCTTGCTAATGTCAGGGAAAAATCAGATAAGGATGGTCTGGTGCATATCCAAGAGACAATGTTGTCTGAGTTGGTGGGGGAAANAAATATCAAGTTAGGAGATGTGCATCGAGGAATTCCAATACTACAACACAGACTTNGTGGGAAAAAGGTCCTCCTTGTGCTTGATGATATTAGCAAAAAAGAACAATTGCAAGCAACTGCGGGAGGACTTGATTGGTTTGGNCCTGGTAGCATCATCATCATAACAACAAGGGATAAGCATTTGGTAGATGTTCATGGAGTTCAAAAACAGTACATGGTTGGTGAAATTAACTTTATGGAAGCCCTTGAGTTGTTTAAGTGGAATGCTTTCAAAAACAAAGAAGTTGATCCATGTTACAGGGAAGTCACAGAGCGAGCAATGTATTATGCCAATGGCCTTCCATTGGCTTTGGAAACTATAGGCTCGAACTTGTTTGGCAAAACCTTGGATGAATGGGAATCTGCTTTAGAAACTTATGAGAGAATTCCAAATAGAGATATTCAGGAAGTTCTTAGAGTTAGCTATGACAGTTTGGATGCTTATGAGAAAGAAATATTTCTTGATATAACTTGCTTCTTTAGAGGATGCTCTCTTATATACCTTACAAATTTGCTTGAGGCAAGAGGTTTTCCTCCAGAATTTGGTCTGAGAGTGCTGGAAGAAAAATCTCTCATTAAAATTCGAGAA
Coding sequences:
- the LOC106767008 gene encoding putative UPF0481 protein At3g02645 translates to MASQSIFSSESDQDHWVIRINQMVSETHHSIMKKIPVCIYHVPKSLSSAKPEAFSPQLIAIGPYTHFRPELYPMERLKIFAAKAVLDHFNKHDLKQVVEEFLHTATFIRASYHKYLDLKDETLLYSMAVDALFLLNFYRNYLNEKLSASFMMGIEDPVQLSGVKLARDATVRDILMVENQIPTYSLLKILQFESSEPAHSVQEYLGSMLLSFCHQHSPLKFTHTITCSEAVSKHHHVLDLMYHLVVSHAVQSETPIPDQGEGTSAVQKSSNYAATAISFKKVKGVLTSTVDTLNKLKDVHIPFVKPVKRHLDPVLKVSSQLDTLSSHPKLSKEVVVEEEEDEATMIINIPCVRELHSVGVCFKPVEGGNMAIEFDETKGIFYLPVVKLDVNSEVIMRNLVAYEALTKPDFLIFTRYTELMRGIVDTVEDVKLLMKAGIIESGSTLTVEETDELFNGMSKSIRPTKTHKLDETIEKVNKYYHDKRKIDLFKVSTDYVYRSWKFFTLLATFVLLVMTAIETFCAAYDCHRYFAPE
- the LOC106757198 gene encoding TMV resistance protein N-like gives rise to the protein MKQKPKHFASFVILDQKQATSSASFMSKYSYDVFLSFRGPDTRFGFTGNLYSALSQKRIFTFIDDEALKKGEEITPSLRKSIQESRISIIVFSKNYAFSTFCLDKLLHIIQCHKKQNMWILPVFYDIEPSQVRHQTGTYQEAFAKHAERFKDDIQKLQQWRLALRHAADLAAFPLKTGEEYESEIVKKITKEISIKLNRPPLHIADYPVGLKVRMQQIQELMGGELDKKVTMLGIHGMGGIGKSTISRAMYNLMAHQFEASHFLANVREKSDKDGLVHIQETMLSELVGEXNIKLGDVHRGIPILQHRLXGKKVLLVLDDISKKEQLQATAGGLDWFGPGSIIIITTRDKHLVDVHGVQKQYMVGEINFMEALELFKWNAFKNKEVDPCYREVTERAMYYANGLPLALETIGSNLFGKTLDEWESALETYERIPNRDIQEVLRVSYDSLDAYEKEIFLDITCFFRGCSLIYLTNLLEARGFPPEFGLRVLEEKSLIKIRECPHKTVAMHDMIRCMGKEIVRQQSTLPHKWNRLWFYEDIVCVLEKNMENDKIEGMMLIPEHQEEMQCNPKFGKMKSLRMLLIEKKVGFLRSLVALPNSSKILMISIKQVLWKINLCWLVTHLIHRNRNNPLLYSTSHPH